One region of Trichosurus vulpecula isolate mTriVul1 chromosome 1, mTriVul1.pri, whole genome shotgun sequence genomic DNA includes:
- the LOC118830845 gene encoding apoptosis-associated speck-like protein containing a CARD, whose product MLRGRDLILEALDNLTEDEFKRFKNKLRTVPLREGYCHLPRGPLQDLDRVDLTDKIVSYYLEGYGTELTLRVLQDIGMQEEAVRLQQAAGSASTPHPTGNAAPPTQHSATASTPSGMHFVDKHRAILISDVTLLDPVLDRLYGQVLKPEQYEAIRAESTIPKQMRVLYSFMRAWDNTCKDLLLEALRETNPFLVQRLERS is encoded by the exons ATGCTTCGTGGCCGAGACCTCATCCTGGAGGCTCTGGACAACCTGACTGAAGATGAGTTCAAGAGGTTCAAAAACAAGCTGCGGACGGTGCCGCTGCGGGAGGGCTACTGCCACCTCCCCCGGGGACCTTTGCAGGACCTGGACCGCGTGGACCTTACCGACAAGATCGTCAGTTACTACCTAGAGGGCTACGGGACGGAGCTGACCCTGCGGGTACTCCAGGACATCGGCATGCAGGAGGAGGCTGTCAGACTCCAGCAAGCCGCAGGCTCTG CCTCAACGCCTCACCCAACAGGAAATGCAGCCCCGCCCACTCAGCATTCAGCTACAGCATCCACTCCATCAG GGATGCATTTTGTGGATAAGCATCGAGCAATCCTCATCAGTGATGTCACCTTGCTGGATCCAGTCCTAGACCGGTTGTATGGGCAAGTTCTGAAGCCAGAGCAATATGAGGCAATCAGGGCTGAGAGCACCATTCCGAAACAGATGAGGGTGCTCTACAGCTTCATGCGAGCTTGggataatacatgtaaagatcTGTTATTAGAAGCTC